A stretch of Halichondria panicea chromosome 1, odHalPani1.1, whole genome shotgun sequence DNA encodes these proteins:
- the LOC135351873 gene encoding synaptosomal-associated protein 23-like produces MATRELAAIEHDIDVTTDKSVAATRNILNTAIDTKQLGIKTVTKLVKQGEQLENIANTVEIIGVDIKHSRQEASKLDLCGCWCRCCCQGLNVSSKPVRTARSRPSETVVNRQPVAFKNDPQDPIIKFVLDNDDREVEIDQNLRETGKILDDLSELAIGIGDELDRQNEYIPELTEQATKTSNDIEAATAHLKKCTPV; encoded by the exons ATGGCCACT cgtgAGCTTGCTGCTATTGAGCATGATATTGATGTCACCACCGATAAAAGTGTTGCAGCAACAAGAAACATTTTAAACACTGCTATCGATACCAAACAATTGGGCATCAAGACAGTCACCAAACTGGTCAAGCAAGGAGAACAGCTGGAGAACATTGCCAACACTGTAGAAATAATTGGAGTCGATATAAAACATTCAAGACAGGAAGCATCGAAATTGGACCTTTGTGGATGCTGGTGTCGATGTTGTTGCCAAGGCTTAAACGTGTCATCAAAACCGGTTAGAACAGCTAGATCTAGGCCTTCTGAAACAGTGGTAAACAGACAACCTGTTGCATTTAAAAACGACCCTCAAGATCCGATAATAAAGTTTGTTCTGGATAATGATGACAGAGAAGTGGAGATTGATCAGAACTTGAG GGAAACTGGTAAAATACTGGACGATTTGAGTGAGCTTGCAATAGGGATTGGAGATGAACTGGACCGTCAAAACGAGTATATTCCAGAGCTCACAGAGCAAGCCACAAAGACATCAAATGATATCGAAGCAGCAACTGCTCACTTAAAGAAATGTacacctgtataa